A genomic stretch from Chloroflexota bacterium includes:
- a CDS encoding DUF177 domain-containing protein — protein sequence MLQEAPGATREVALRDRYLSVGSDVELAGPVDGKVRLQRTNRGILLRGSVDAPVRRTCSRCLDPFVETVHLQLAEEFLPTLDPQRSVPLPPPAPDEEALLIDAQHQIDLTPVLHDELALSEPMHPLCRPDCPGLCPGCGRHMDVGSCDCASNEPDPRLAALARLLEGMRD from the coding sequence ATGCTCCAGGAGGCTCCGGGAGCGACCCGCGAGGTCGCCCTCCGGGATCGGTACCTCTCCGTTGGAAGCGATGTCGAGCTGGCCGGTCCGGTCGACGGGAAGGTTCGGCTGCAACGGACCAATCGCGGGATCCTGCTGCGCGGCTCCGTCGATGCTCCCGTGCGGCGCACCTGCTCACGCTGCCTGGACCCGTTCGTCGAGACGGTCCACCTGCAGCTGGCGGAGGAGTTCCTGCCGACTCTGGATCCGCAGCGGAGCGTGCCATTGCCGCCCCCGGCGCCCGACGAAGAGGCGCTGTTGATCGACGCACAGCACCAGATCGACCTGACCCCGGTCCTGCACGATGAGCTGGCCCTCAGCGAGCCGATGCACCCGCTCTGCCGGCCAGACTGTCCCGGCCTGTGCCCCGGCTGCGGCCGGCACATGGACGTCGGCAGCTGTGACTGTGCGAGCAACGAGCCTGATCCACGCCTGGCCGCGCTGGCTCGCCTGCTCGAGGGGATGCGCGACTGA
- the rpmF gene encoding 50S ribosomal protein L32: MGVPKRKVSKARQGERRSHLAISAPPLVECSHCHELKLAHHVCPTCGYYDGREVVAVEPTAPAEGQR, encoded by the coding sequence GTGGGCGTCCCCAAGCGAAAGGTCTCGAAGGCGCGCCAGGGTGAGCGGCGGTCGCACCTGGCGATCAGCGCCCCGCCCCTGGTGGAGTGCTCGCATTGCCACGAGCTGAAGCTCGCGCACCACGTGTGTCCGACCTGCGGCTACTACGACGGCCGCGAGGTGGTCGCCGTCGAGCCAACCGCGCCGGCCGAAGGCCAGCGCTGA